From Lolium perenne isolate Kyuss_39 chromosome 5, Kyuss_2.0, whole genome shotgun sequence, a single genomic window includes:
- the LOC127304300 gene encoding putative cyclin-F1-3, protein MLLQPTQHLQQAAVAAACPFSSAAGAKKTENNMQLQFDADPYEPDIDADLRAKERDPREHPDAQYMSTTQKGHISPSIRAELVLWMDAFARHLGDLPQGTLCRAVAYLDRVLTVRPVPSHDEALRLVAAAAVSLAVKYEQTSSERRLDADAVVVEEFVGTTVAAVEAMERELVMDLDCVMDGPTAFTFVERFTRFFKRKDEFLVRTLALRLVDLTLPEFRFVGKILPSAVAASALFLARQILAVPLSNHPEELTGYKAVELMGCIEAMAMLMPEPKP, encoded by the coding sequence ATGCTGCTCCAGCCGACGCAGCACCTGCAACAGGCCGCCGTCGCGGCCGCTTGTCCCTTCTCTTCCGCCGCCGGCGCGAAGAAAACCGAGAACAACATGCAGCTGCAGTTCGACGCCGACCCCTACGAGCCCGACATCGACGCCGACCTCCGCGCCAAGGAGAGGGACCCCAGGGAGCACCCTGACGCACAGTACATGTCCACGACGCAGAAGGGACACATCAGCCCGTCGATACGCGCCGAGCTCGTTCTCTGGATGGACGCATTCGCCCGCCACCTTGGCGACCTCCCACAGGGCACGCTCTGCCGCGCCGTCGCCTACCTTGACCGCGTCCTCACCGTGCGGCCAGTGCCATCCCACGACGAGGCGCTCCGCTTAGTCGCGGCGGCCGCCGTCTCTCTTGCCGTCAAGTACGAGCAGACCAGCAGCGAGCGAAGGCTCGACGCCGACGCCGTTGTCGTCGAAGAGTTTGTCGGGACCACCGTGGCCGCCGTGGAGGCGATGGAGCGGGAGCTCGTCATGGATCTGGATTGTGTCATGGACGGCCCGACCGCATTCACGTTCGTCGAGCGCTTCACGAGGTTCTTCAAGCGGAAAGACGAGTTCCTGGTGAGGACGCTCGCGTTGCGGCTTGTGGACTTGACGCTGCCGGAGTTCAGGTTCGTCGGCAAGATCCTTCCGTCCGCCGTCGCTGCCTCGGCGCTGTTCCTGGCGAGGCAGATCCTGGCCGTGCCGTTGAGTAATCATCCGGAGGAGTTGACTGGGTACAAGGCGGTGGAGTTGATGGGATGCATAGAGGCCATGGCGATGCTGATGCCCGAACCCAAACCCTAA
- the LOC127322141 gene encoding ABC transporter G family member 5-like: protein MKRGGCEVEAGGINHHITVSSRPHPLKIWSRPDDLLLDAAPAVPGDAPPSSMSGSSRCRLVLRNVACRARPGELLAIVGPSGAGKSTLLEVLSGRLHPSNSGHLRVNGTPVDAAALRRLCGYVTQQDVLFPLLTVRETLHFSARLRLGPAAYAPAAVDALVSDLALSRVADARVKDLSGGERRRVSIGVEAVHDPAVLILDEPTSGLDSASALQIVAALRSMADSPRGRTVVLSIHQPGARIVKMFDAVLLLAAGSVLHHGSVDALGSLLADAGLRLPPHVDTVEFAIDSVDDLRVHLHRHQRRDRCTLQQLFHQHKLIQAATDDDDDNSSHGYANSWPREVAVLSQRFFKNVARTRQLFACRTVCMLIAGLALGSIFYDLGDDKAAERVGLFAFLLTFLLSSTTEALPVFLQEREILAKETSSGAYRVSAYAVANAAVFLPFQLVLAAVFATPAYWLTGLRRTAPAFGYFMLLIWLVLYTANSVVVCFAAAAPDFVVGNAAIQGVMGSFFLFSGYFITKSAMPAYWVPMHYLSLFKWPFEAMLLNEFGGRCVARAMGVCVATGDEVLRREGIGEECRWRNVGVMLGFVVFYRVLGYAVLRVRCALTLKGAAARSALSSSSPSCFSSNPKP from the coding sequence ATGAAGAGAGGAGGGTGCGAGGTGGAGGCCGGCGGCATCAACCACCACATCACCGTCTCCAGCCGGCCTCACCCTCTCAAGATATGGAGCAGGCCCGACGACCTCCTGCTCGACGCCGCCCCTGCCGTTCCAGGCGACGCtcctcctagcagcatgagcggcaGCAGCCGGTGCCGCCTCGTCCTCCGCAACGTCGCCTGCCGCGCCCGCCCCGGCGAGCTCCTCGCCATCGTCGGCCCCAGCGGCGCCGGCAAGTCCACGCTCCTCGAGGTCCTCTCCGGCCGCCTCCACCCTTCCAACAGCGGCCACCTCCGCGTCAACGGCACCCCCGTCGACGCCGCCGCCCTGCGCCGCCTCTGCGGCTACGTCACCCAGCAAGACGTCCTCTTCCCGCTCCTCACCGTCCGCGAGACGCTCCACTTCAGCGCCCGCCTCCGCCTCGGCCCCGCCGCCTACGCCCCGGCCGCCGTCGACGCGCTCGTCTCCGACCTTGCGCTGTCCCGCGTGGCCGACGCCAGGGTCAAGGACCTCTCCGGCGGCGAACGCCGGCGCGTGTCCATCGGCGTGGAGGCCGTGCACGACCCCGCCGTGCTCATCCTCGACGAGCCCACCTCCGGGCTCGACAGCGCGTCGGCGCTCCAGATCGTCGCGGCGCTGCGCTCTATGGCCGACTCGCCCCGTGGCCGCACCGTGGTGCTCAGCATCCACCAACCCGGCGCGCGCATCGTCAAGATGTTCGACGCCGTCCTTCTCCTCGCGGCGGGCTCCGTCCTCCACCACGGCAGCGTCGACGCGCTCGGCTCCCTCCTCGCCGACGCCGGGCTCCGCCTGCCGCCGCACGTGGACACCGTGGAGTTCGCCATCGACTCGGTCGACGACCTCCGcgtccacctccaccggcaccagcGCCGCgaccggtgcacgctgcagcagcTCTTCCACCAGCACAAGCTAATCCAGGCCgccaccgacgacgacgacgataacAGCAGCCACGGGTACGCCAACTCGTGGCCGCGCGAGGTGGCGGTGCTGTCGCAGCGCTTCTTCAAGAACGTGGCGCGGACGCGGCAGCTCTTCGCGTGCCGCACCGTGTGCATGCTCATCGCCGGCCTCGCCCTCGGCTCCATCTTCTACGACCTGGGCGACGACAAGGCGGCGGAGCGGGTCGGCCTCTTCGCCTTCCTCCTCACCTtcctcctctcctccaccaccgAGGCGCTCCCGGTGTTCCTGCAGGAGCGCGAGATCCTGGCCAAGGAGACATCCTCGGGCGCCTACCGCGTATCCGCCTACGCCGTCGCCAACGCCGCCGTGTTCCTGCCGTTCCAGCTGGTGCTGGCGGCGGTGTTCGCGACGCCGGCGTACTGGCTGACGGGGCTGCGGCGGACGGCGCCGGCGTTCGGGTACTTCATGCTGCTTATCTGGCTGGTGCTGTACACGGCAAACTCGGTGGTGGTGTgcttcgcggcggcggcgccggactTCGTGGTGGGGAACGCGGCCATCCAGGGCGTGATGGGttctttcttcctcttctccggctACTTCATCACCAAGTCCGCCATGCCGGCCTACTGGGTGCCCATGCACTACCTGTCGCTGTTCAAGTGGCCGTTCGAGGCGATGCTGCTGAACGAGTTCGGAGGGAGGTGCGTGGCCAGGGCGATGGGCGTGTGCGTGGCGACCGGCGACGAGGTGCTCCGGCGGGAGGGGATCGGGGAGGAGTGCAGGTGGAGGAACGTGGGGGTCATGCTGGGCTTCGTCGTCTTCTACAGGGTGCTCGGCTACGCCGTGCTCAGGGTCAGGTGCGCCCTCACGCTCAAGGGCGCCGCCGCACGATCAGCATTATCCTCCTCCTCGCCGTCTTGCTTCTCATCTAATCCCAAACCATGA